The Balneolales bacterium ANBcel1 DNA segment TCTGGCAAAACTCTTCCTGCCGCTTCCGGTCCATGGTAACGGGTCCTGCGTTCATCAGCAGTGTGTCGGTGCGAAGCAGTCCGATTCCTTCGGCCCGGTACTTCTCGATATTCAGCACCTCATCTTCGAAATCGATATTGGCCTGCAGGGTCACTTTATGTCCACATAGGGTTTCCGCCGGCTTGTCGACAACGTGCCGAAGCTGCTTTTCCTCCTCCTTGTGACGCTTGATCGCCCGGATGTAGAGGCCGGCCGTCTCCTCATCCGGCCTCAGGATGGCATTTTTGTTATATCCATCGAGAATAACCGTGTCGCCGTCCCGGATCTGTCGGGTTGCCGTTTTCGTATCAATGAGCATGGGGATGCCCATGGCGTTGGCGATAATCGAGGCATGCGATGTGAGTCCGCCTGCATTGCAGATAATCCCTTTCACTCCGTTCCGGGCGAAGGTCACCACTTCCAGCGGCGTCACTTCCGCCGTTACCATCACCGTATCCTTTCCGAAGCTGGCGATAACGGCAAGCTGCTGAATATTGCGCACCAGCCGGTCGCGGACATCCCGCAAATCCGAGAGGCGTGAAACCAGAAACGATTTGTCAGATGACTTGATCAGGTCGATGTATTGCTGAAAAGAGTCATAGACCGCTTTTTCGGCCCTCATATTCTGGTTATCTATCAGACCGTTGACAGAAGTGATCAGGTCGGGATCCTGTAAAATCTGAAGTTGCGCATTGAGGATGTCCCTGGTCTGCTGATCCTCCCGCGAATCCGCAAAATCCGTGAGGCGTTTCACCTCGACCGAAACGCTCTGTCTGGCCTGTTCAAACTTGCGAATTTCTTCGGGCTTCTGATCCTCCTCAATCGGCTCGGCGTCAATATTAATATTCCCCTTGGAATAGAGCCTGGCAACTCCCATCACCAGACCCGAAACTGCCGTAAGCCCGTTTATTTTTTCGTTGGATTCATAAGATCGTTGATCTTCCATAGCGTCCGCTTTGCGGTTCACGGTTTCTATTCTTCAACCTTGAAGCCATTGTTAAACAAGGTAACCATCGCCTCCATCGCCTGCTCTTCATCGGGGCCGTCCATCTCCAGTTCCAGTTCGGCACCCTGCTCTGCCGCGAGTGTCAGTAACCCCAAAATACTTTTGCCGTTAATACGATATCCATACATATGTATGTGAAAATCCGACTTGAACCGGGTAATTTCCTGAACTATGACCGATGCCGGACGTGCGTGTATACCCGCCGGATTTTTCACCGTTACCGTTTTTTTTATCATTTATTACATTCTGCCTTGCCGTGTTATTGTTTCTGCATCCCCGGGGATGCGCTCAAAGTTACACTTTGCCTGCACTTTTTGTAACTTCGAATTCTGTAATCAATAAACAAAAAAAAAATTATCAATATGTCTGTTTCTCTGGATGATGTTAAATATATGGCAAATCTTGCCCGACTTCAGCTTTCAGATTCTGAAGCCCGTTCCCTGTTGAAGGACATGAACGATATTCTGGGGTATATGGATCACCTGGGCAAAATCGACTCCTCCGATGTTCCCCCGCTGGAACACGTCACAGACGAAAAAACCGGCTTCCGGCCCGACCGGGCTCTGCCGCCCCTGGATCACGAACTGGCACTCAAAAATGCACCCGATGCCGACACGGACCACTTTCGTGTACCCAAGGTGATCGATTGAGAATTGTTCGCACGAAGCCGAGAGGCTTGTCCGCTGCTGACGGTGCAGCCATCTGACCCACCTGTTCGGTGCCTTAAAGGTGGTGCCCGTTGGATGCAAGCTGCCGCATCGGCGCCTTCAGCCATCAACCCTTCTCCCTGTTTCCAATTCACGCAGATCCCTCCAACCCACCTCAGCCTCAAATGACCCAGAAAAGTCGCGAGCCAAAGCCGGATAAAAAAGCCTCCCGCCGATCACGCAGAAATCTGAAACCTGCCGAAAGCATCCACGATTACTGGGAATCGCTCCCCCTGAAATACCGGCACCTGATTGTGCTGCTGTTTCTGTTCATCGCACCCTCGTTCCTGTTCAGCGAAGTCTATTTCGGCGGCCGGCAGTTCGTCGCCCACGATATCGAACAGTTCCGCGCCACGGCCCAGTCCGTTATCGAGTACCGCGAGGAAACCGGCGAAAACGCCCTTTGGGCCACCAATATCTTCAGCGGAATGCCCTCCTACACCGTCATCGGCACCAAGGCGGTCTATCACATCGACACCCTGCTCAGACGGACCTTCAACTCCCTGTTCATCCCCGTTTTCCCGTTTATGATCTGTGCCGGAGGGGTCTATTTCTTTTTCTGGCTGATGGGGTACCGGCCGCTGCCCTCGGCACTCGCCGCCCTGGCGATTACGCTGACAACCTACATCCCCATCATTGTGGGGGCAGGCCACAACTCCAAACTGATCGCCTATTCCTTTATTCCATGGGTGATGGCCGGTTACTGGATGCTGTCACGAAGTGACCGAAAACTGGCCGGGCTCTTCCTCTTTGCCATCGCGCTCAATTTCACGCTGCGTGCGGAACATGTCCAGGTGCTGTACTATTTCCTGTTTGTCCTGCTCATCTGGTTTGTATACGACGGATTCACTGCATGGAAAGAGCAGGTCTGGCCGGCCTGGCTTCGTCGCGCTTCCCTGATGGTACTCGGAGGCCTGCTCGCCCTGGCCGCCAACATCCAGCCGTACTGGAGCCTGTACGAGTATTCCGCGCACAGCATCCGGGGCGGTTCGGAGATGCGAAGCGAGATGGCTGGCCGTGACGGTCTCGATGTCGACTATGCTTTCGCCTGGTCGCAGGGCCGGGGCGAGTTGCTTACCCTCATCATACCGGCAAGTTACGGAGGATCCTCGGCGGAAGGCACGTACTGGGGACCAAAATCGTTTACCAGCGGTCCGCATTACCTCGGCGCCATCGTCTTTCTGATGTTTCTGGTTGGACTGATGAGAGCTCCCGGACGACTCAAATATGTTTTTCTGGGCTCCGGAGGCCTCGCGCTGCTTTTCTCTCTCGGCGAGAACCTGTACCGCTTTAACTATCTGGCGTTTCAATACCTGCCCTTTTTCGACAAATTTCGCACCCCGGAAATGTGGCTGATTGTGACGGTCTTCAGCTTTGCCGTCATAGCCGCCATGGGCATGAAATGGTTTCACGACTCCTGGAAAGACGGCTCTCTTACCCTCAAACAGCTCTATCTGCCCGCAGGGACGGCCCTGGTCATCGCACTCTTCTTTACCGCTTTTTCCGGAACCATCCTCAATTTCGAAAAACCGGGCGAGCACCGCCAGCTGGCACAGCAGGTCGCCTCACAGCAAAATGTCTCCCCGGACGATCCCCAGGTCCGCCAGTTTGTCAACCGCTACATCGACCAGGAAATCAAGCCCGAACGCCGGGAGATGGCGGCCTCCGACAGCCGGCGCCTGCTGCTGTACCTCGTGCTGGCATCCGGGCTGCTTGCCGCCACCGCGCGTTTCAACCTGCCGGCCAACTATGCGCTTGCAGGTCTCGTACTACTCACAGCCGTTGACCTGGTGCAGGTCGGCGGCCGATATGCCGACAAAAGCGGCCTCGTCCCTTCCGACATGTCGGCCTATGACGTAATCAACAACAAGGTGCGTTCCGTGGACCGGTTCATTGAGGAGAACAAGCAAGTGGATCAGGCCTGGCCGTGGCGGACACTCCCGCTCTCCGACAATCCGTTCAACAACGCCGTACCGGCGGCTTTTGTCTATCCCTCCATCGGCGGCTATTCGGGGGCGAAACTGAGCATTTATCAGGATGTGCTGGACCACGCCCTGTATACTGGTCAGGCCGGACTGAACACCGAGCTGCTCAACATGCTCAACACCCGCTTCCTGATCTTCTCCAACCCCATCTCCCTGCCGGGCTGGGAGGTCGCATACGAAGGACGTGAGGGGGTGGTCATGGAGAACCGGAACGCCCTGCCCAAAGCCTGGTTCGTCGATGAGCTGCTCACCGAAGACCGGCCGGAGGATGTGATGGCGCAACTCAATCGCTTTGACGCCTCCTCTACTGCCATACTTCTGGCCGATGGCCGCTCCGGCGCGGATGCCGTCCCCGACATCACCCCTATCGATAACCGAAGCGCCGAGGTAACCGAATACGGTCCGCGGCAGATCCGGCTGCACGTCGAAACCGATGCCCCGTCGTTTCTGGTGATGAGCGAGATCTACTACCCGGCCGGGTGGTATGCAACGCTGAACGATGAGCCTGTCACAATTCGTCGCACCAACTACATCCTGCGCGGATTTGAAATCCCGCCGGGGCAGCATGAGCTTGAGCTTCGCTTCGAGCCCCGCTCCCACATCCTGGGAAGCCGCCTCTCCTGGGTCTTCAACATCGCTATTCTGCTGATCGGTGTCGCCGCACTCGGCCTTTGGTACCGGAAATCATGACCCCGGCCAAGGACATATCACCACCTACCCATCCACAAAAACAGGAGACGTCCCCCGACGTACTGATTATCACATACTACTGGCCGCCCAGCGGGGGAGCAGGTGTTCAGCGTTTTTTGAAATTCGTGAAATACTTCCGGGAATTCGGCGTCAACCCGATCGTCCTCACCTGCGCCAACCCGACCTATCCGATCACGGATCACACTTTGGCCGACGATATTCCGGAGGATGTTGCGGTCTTCCGGGCCCGGTCGATTGAGCCTTTCCGGATCTACAGCCTGTTCACCGGCACCACACCGGAGAAAGCGGCCAATCCATCCACCGTACTCGGCTCCGGCAAACTCGGACCGGCCTCCAGGCTGGTACGCTGGATCCGGGCCAATGTGTTCGTTCCCGATGCCCGGCTCGGATGGCTTCCCTTCGCCAAGCGCCGGGCGCTCCGGCTTGTAAAAGAATACGACATCACTACTGTCATCACCACGGGGCCGCCCCACTCCACCCATTTTGCAGGAAAATGGCTTCGCCGGAAGGCCGGGGTTCGCTGGATCGCCGATTTCCGGGATCCATGGACCGACATTCACTATAACCGGATGCTGCCAAGAACCGCCTGGATCCGAAGCCGGGACGAACGGCTGGAACGCTCCGTCTTAAACAGCGCGGATGAAGTAACCGTGACCGCTCCAGGCACTGCCCGCTATTTTCAGCAGAAAGTGAGCCGTACCTATCACACCATCACCAATGGTTTTGATCCCGATGACTTTGCGGACGCTCCCGCTGAAAAAGGTGCACCCCGGCCTGTCCGCCAGGACTCCGCCGCATCCGCCGCATCCGCCGCGTCCGCCGCGTCCGCCGCGTCCGATAAACAGACCGTCGCGGATCCGTTTGTGATACGGCATGTCGGCACCATATCGGAATCATCCGTTCCTTCCCGCCTGCTGGAGGCGCTCGCACAACTGCCCGCAACCCCATACCGGATGGAATTTATCGGACCGGTACATGCCGAGCTTGAAAGGCAGATCGCCGATCTCGGGCTGGATGACCGGGTCGCCATCCTCCCTCATGTTCCGCACAGGGAAGCCACGGCACTGATGCAGCACGCCGACCTGAATGTGGTAGTGGTGCAGCGATCGGATGACAGCCGGATTCTGATTCCCGGAAAACTGTACGATTATCTCGCGGCAGGCAAACCCGTCCTGGCCATCGGTCCGGTGGACGGCGATACCGCCTCGATCATCCGGGATTGCCGGATCGGGAAAACCTTCGATTATGACGATGCGGACGGGCCCGGGCAATGGATCCGCACACTGCAGCAGGAAAAACAAAACCCGGGAAGGAACCCTTCGTTTAGCCCGGATGAGCATGCCATCGCACGGTACTCACGAAAGGAGCTCACCCGCGCGCTTTGCAACATCATCCATCCACCAAAAAACGTCCAATCATAACCGGCCAAACCCGAATCAAACATCATCACCCGCCTGTGACACTCACTGAAATTTCGTGTAGTTCATCGGCAATTTGTTATGACTTATTCTGTACCCGCCATTGTATTTCCCGTTCTTTTTCTGATCGGCAGCTCTGCAGCCACGTTCGCGTCCGATACGATACCTCCGAACGGGCCGAATCACCCCGAAAAAAATCGGCAGACCGAATCCCCACCGCTTTTCCTCAATGAGATCATGGCCTCCAACGGTTCTTCCATTGAGGATGAAGACGGCGACAGCTCCGACTGGATCGAACTGTACTACGACGGGGAGGAACCTCTCTCCCTGCACTATGTCGGCCTCACCGACGACCCCTCCAAACGATTTCAGTGGATGTTCCCGGACACCGTCATCCACCCGGGAGAATACCTGCTTGTTTGGGCTTCCGGCAAGGACCGTGCGACTCCGGGCGAACCCCTGCACACCAATTTCAGAATCGCGCAGGATGGGGAGGATATCATGCTTTCCCACCCGGTCGAAGGGTTGCTGGATCATTTCGAGGCTCGGAGAATCCCGACCGATATTTCGGCCGGCAGAGTGCCCGACGGCTACGGGGACTGGTTCTTTTTCAATCTGCCCACCCCCGGACGCAGCAACGAAACCCCTGCCTTCGAAGGCATCACCGAACCCGCACTCTTCTCCCACGAAGCCGGATTCTACACAGAAGATTTTCAGCTGGAGGTGGTCCCCAGGGACACAAACAGCACTATCCATTTTACACTGGACGGCTCCCGCCCAACCAGCAACTCACCGGTTTTTGACGGTCCGCTGACCGTCCACGACCGATCCGGCGAAGCCAATGTTTTTTCCACCATTCGCACCAGTGCCAGAACGTTCGACTGGCGGCAATGGCACGAGCCCGACGGTCCCGTTGCCAAGGCTACCATAATCAGAACCGTCACCCTCAGGGAAAACCACCTGCCGGTTTATGACAAGCGAACCTACTTTGTGATGAGTGAGGGCGCGGACCGTTATGAGGTGCCGGTAATCTCCATCACCACCGACAGCCTGAATCTGTTCGACTACCGTACGGGCATCTACATCCCGGGCATTCACCGCTCGGGGGGCGGTACGGGCAATGAGTTTCAGCGCGGAAGCGCATGGGAGCGCGAAGCGACTATGGAGTACTTCGATGAAACCGGGGAGCGTGTCCTTCACCAGGATATCGGAATCCGGATACACGGCGGCTTTTCCCGCGAACTGGCCCAGAAAAGCCTCCGGCTCTATGCGCGTAACGAATATGGCGACAACCGTTTCCGTCATCGCTTCTTCCCCGACCTGGAAGACAGCGTCTTCAACCGGCTGATTCTTCGCAATGCGGGCAATACCTGGGGCGAGGATATGTTCATGGACGCCGCGGCCCAGTCGCTGGTCAGGCACTTCAACATGGATACCCAGGCATACCAGCCGGCCGTGCTTTTCCTGAACGGGGAATACTGGGGAATACACAACATCCGCGAACGCTACGACAAACACTACCTGGAGCGGGTTTACGGGATCGATCCGGAGAATATCGATCTGCTGACAAGAGACTGGCAGGTCAAGGAAGGTGACTCGCTCCACTATGTTCAGATGCTGGATTTTGTGCGATCCGCCGATTTGGGTGATGACGAGGCGATGGCGAAGCTCTCGACCATGATCGACCTGGATAACCTGCTCGATTATTACAGTGCACAGATCTATTTCGGAAACAATGACTGGCCCCACAACAACATCGACTTCTGGAGGTCACGCGTGGCCTATGACCCCGATGCGGATCCCGGGCACGACGGACGCTGGCGCTGGCTGATGTTCGACGTGGACCGTTCGCTGGGGCATGCTACCGGTCCGGAGTTCGACATGATCGCCTGGATGATGCAGCCCGTCATCCGGGAGGAAACCTGGCCCACCGAGCTTTTTTTGAATCTGATGGAGAACGAGCAGTTCGTCGGAGATTTCATCAACCGGATTGCGGATCATCTCAATACCGCATTCCGCTGCGAACGTGTGGAGCAGGTCATAGACAGTCTGAAATCCCCCGTAGCCGGCCTCATCGGCGAACATATCCATCGATGGAGCCTTCCCGAGAGTGTCCATGCATGGGAAGGATACGTCCAGGAGATGTATCGTTACGCCTGCCAACGTCCCGCCTACCTCCGGGATCACCTCAGGGAACATTTCGATATTCCGGATATGCACGTGCTGCGCCTGGAGAATTTGGATAGCGGTCATGGCCATATCATCGTAAACAGCATTCCGGTTGCCGGCGATATCCCGGGAATTGCCGATGATCCGGAGGAATGGGCCGGTATCTATTTTGACGGCATCCCCATAGAGGTTGCCGCGAGCCCCCGGGACGGGATGCTGTTTGAGGGATGGGTGATCAACGGCGAGTTATCCCCGGTCACCGACACCCTCATCACCCTTCTCCCGGAAGAGGATCTGCACATTGAGGCGCTGTTTTCGGAACCGACTTCCGCCGACCCCGGCCCGCAGCCCAATCAGATCGCACTGCACCAAAACTATCCGAACCCGTTCAACCCTTCCACGACAATCTCTTACGAGCTTTCGGAAAGCAGCGAAGTCCAGCTTGAGGTGTACGACATTCTCGGGCAAAGGGTGGCGCTGCTGACCGACGAAATACGCAGCGCAGGGACGCATTCCGTCAACTGGGACGCCTCCGGCCTTGCCAGCGGTGTTTACATCATGCAGCTCACCGTTTCGGGAGTAGAAGGCGCCGCTGAAGAACAGCACACCGGAAAAATGACGCTGGTCAGATAACCGCAACCTGCAGATAACCCGCCTGCCCCATGAAGGTTCATATCATTCTTGACGATTCGGCCCGATGGAACCACGAAACAGGTCAACAGCCGCAAAGCCGGGTCTGGTGCCGGTCGGAAGGCGGGCGCGATTCCGGCCTGACCGGAAAAGTCCGTCGGATTGCGGATGATGACGAGGCAGCGGACCTGTGCAATGGGCTGAAGGGACGATTTGCCTGGATCCGGGAGATGCAGGATATCCAGCATCCGGGCGCAAAGGCACAAGTGCGCATTGCCGTCGACTTTCATCGTTCCATTCCCCTTTTCTACGCTATCAACGGCCGGGATGTCTACATTGGCGATCAGCCCGACCTCATCCGCCGAAGCCTTCCGGGTTCGGAACCTGACCGTGGGACGGCATCGGAATATCTGGTCCTTGGGTACCTGACCGGATCGGACACCTTGTTCCGGGGGATCAAACAGGTGGAAGCCGGATCCATCGTGACCATAACAGACGGGGATGATGGGCCGGCAGCCGAAACCACCGGCTATTTCACATACCGACACCATTACCGGAATGCGGACCGGAACACCTTGCTCAAGGATCTCGATGATGTGGCTTTACAAACGATGCAGCGGTCCATTGACCATGCGGACGGCAGGCCGGTCATTCTCCCCCTCAGCGGCGGCCATGATTCCCGCCTGATCGCCCTTCTGCTTCACCGGCTCAACTACCGGGATGTCATCTGCTATTCCTATGGCAAGCAGGGGAGTCCGGAAATGAAGCTGAGCCGGGAGATTGCGGAGGCCCTGGGTTACCGGTGGATCGGCGTACCCTATACCCGGAAAAAATGGCGTGACTGGTTCAACCGGCCGGAACGCAAGAGATATTACAAGAAAGCGGCGCGGCCGGCCGGTATCCCGAATATCCAGGAATGGGTTGCCGTCGGTGAGCTGAGATCCGGCGGCACCGTACCCGACGACAGCCTGTTCATGTCGGGCCACTTTGGCGACGCCCTGGTCGGGGGCAAGGGGATCTACGACACCTACACCTATCGGGAACACCCTGAAACCCATCCGGATACGATTCTTCGCCACATCTTCCACTACCATTACTATCTCTGGGACTGGTCCGCTTACCGGGATGTTCTGGAGCCTTTTTTCCGGGATCGTATCCTCCGGTTGCTGCAGCCGATCGATGCCTATCCCGACAGCCCCAGCGCATGCGAAGCCTGGAATATCCGTGAACGGCAATCCAAGTTCATTATCAACAGCGGGCGTATCTACGATTTTTTCGGCTACGATTGGCTGATGCCCTACTGTGACCCGGACTACATGCGGTTCTGGCTGGAAATCCCGCTTGCCTTCCGACACGACAAAAACCTCTATACCAGCTACATCGACCGGCTTTCGCCCTTCAACACTCCCACCCACAACCCGGGCAAGGCGATCATCGCCGTGAGGGAGACTATCCGGAAAACCCCTCTTTTCCGGCCGTCGCGAGCCCTGTACAACAAATGGGCCGCCCGAAGGCGCCGTAAAAAAGAGTACGAAACCCATCCGATGGCCTGGTACGGAATGATGAGGGAAACCGATTTCAGAAAACTGTACACCGGCAGTGAAAACATCAATTCGTTTCAGTCACTGGAATTGCTGCGCACGATATTTGAAAACGGTTATCTTTCTGTGGATGACATCCTGCACCAAAGCTATAAAGCCCTTGCCAGGAGTCCTTTGAAGCAACCGGACGGTGAACGGCCGTCCGACGATTCCCGAATACCTTCATGAAATACCTCATTATCACACCGGCCTTCAATGAAGCCGGCAACATCGCCGGATTCATCCGGTCGGTTGCGGCTCAGACCCGCAAGCCGGTGGAGCTGGTTATCGTTAATGACAACTCGACGGACGACACCCTCGCCGTTGCCGAAGAAGCGGCCGGCGGGCACTCCTGGATCCGCGTGGTCAACCGCCGGTCGCGGCCGGAACATATCACCGGATCGAAAGTGGCCGAAGCTTTCCTCTACGGAATAGCGCAAATAACAGATCCTTTGCCTGATGTGATAGTGAAGCTGGACGCCGACCTGGTGCTGCCCCCCCATTATTTCGAAACTGTCCTGCGACAGTTTGAACAAAACCCCAAAACCGGCATTTGCGGCGGGGTCTGTGCCATCCGTAAGGGAGAGCTTCTCAAGCCGGAAATCCTGACCGACCGCTTTCATGTGCGGGGAGCGCTTAAGGCGTATCGAAGAGAATGTTACGAACAGATCGGCGGCATTCGTCCGGTGTACGGCTGGGATACCCTTGACGAGCTGCTGGCGGCCTGCCATGGTTGGGATACGGTGGTACTGCCCGATCTCTGTGTGGAGCACCGGGCGCCCACCGGTAACCGGACCCGCTCCCTGAAGCTCCATATGATGACCGGCGAGCTGTTCTACCGGCTCGGTTACGGACCGGTTATTTCGCTGCTCGCCTCGGCCAAGCGCTGCACCATGCACCCCTTCGGCATTTCAGCACTTATCAGCTGGATTGGTTACCTTTGGGCTTCACTCGGCAGGCCTTCCCGGTATGTTGACCGCTCACAGGCAAAATGTATCCGCCGGCTTCGGTACCGCCGCATTCTGAAAAAAATCACCGGTTCCACCCCAACGCACGGAAGCACGTAACCATACAATGGGCATCATCCTGCGACAAAGTTTCACCAACACCATCTACTCCTTCATTGGAGCCGCGATCGGTTTTGTCAATGTCATATGGCTGTTTCCCTTTG contains these protein-coding regions:
- a CDS encoding glycosyltransferase family A protein, with the protein product MKYLIITPAFNEAGNIAGFIRSVAAQTRKPVELVIVNDNSTDDTLAVAEEAAGGHSWIRVVNRRSRPEHITGSKVAEAFLYGIAQITDPLPDVIVKLDADLVLPPHYFETVLRQFEQNPKTGICGGVCAIRKGELLKPEILTDRFHVRGALKAYRRECYEQIGGIRPVYGWDTLDELLAACHGWDTVVLPDLCVEHRAPTGNRTRSLKLHMMTGELFYRLGYGPVISLLASAKRCTMHPFGISALISWIGYLWASLGRPSRYVDRSQAKCIRRLRYRRILKKITGSTPTHGST
- a CDS encoding HPr family phosphocarrier protein, translated to MIKKTVTVKNPAGIHARPASVIVQEITRFKSDFHIHMYGYRINGKSILGLLTLAAEQGAELELEMDGPDEEQAMEAMVTLFNNGFKVEE
- the ptsP gene encoding phosphoenolpyruvate--protein phosphotransferase, with the protein product MEDQRSYESNEKINGLTAVSGLVMGVARLYSKGNINIDAEPIEEDQKPEEIRKFEQARQSVSVEVKRLTDFADSREDQQTRDILNAQLQILQDPDLITSVNGLIDNQNMRAEKAVYDSFQQYIDLIKSSDKSFLVSRLSDLRDVRDRLVRNIQQLAVIASFGKDTVMVTAEVTPLEVVTFARNGVKGIICNAGGLTSHASIIANAMGIPMLIDTKTATRQIRDGDTVILDGYNKNAILRPDEETAGLYIRAIKRHKEEEKQLRHVVDKPAETLCGHKVTLQANIDFEDEVLNIEKYRAEGIGLLRTDTLLMNAGPVTMDRKRQEEFCQTAYSGSGSSPVTIRLLDVGGDKVLDIKTREANPFLGWRGIRILLDRKELLRSQLEAICRVAGQYPGRTRILVPMISTLDEFLEVKHVLDETQERVQKKGVPVDNHIQLGVMVEVPSVALLADLFAQHADFLSIGTNDLTQYTLAVDRGNNLISSLYQPLHPAVLTFIAMSVEAGTKHDKPVAVCGELSSDPFAALVLIGLGVNELSMTPRLIPSVKQAVRLHSMDEMKELAKAMQNASTLEQSRQLKADWKKSYQQKLKKERTRPGS
- a CDS encoding YfhO family protein; translation: MTQKSREPKPDKKASRRSRRNLKPAESIHDYWESLPLKYRHLIVLLFLFIAPSFLFSEVYFGGRQFVAHDIEQFRATAQSVIEYREETGENALWATNIFSGMPSYTVIGTKAVYHIDTLLRRTFNSLFIPVFPFMICAGGVYFFFWLMGYRPLPSALAALAITLTTYIPIIVGAGHNSKLIAYSFIPWVMAGYWMLSRSDRKLAGLFLFAIALNFTLRAEHVQVLYYFLFVLLIWFVYDGFTAWKEQVWPAWLRRASLMVLGGLLALAANIQPYWSLYEYSAHSIRGGSEMRSEMAGRDGLDVDYAFAWSQGRGELLTLIIPASYGGSSAEGTYWGPKSFTSGPHYLGAIVFLMFLVGLMRAPGRLKYVFLGSGGLALLFSLGENLYRFNYLAFQYLPFFDKFRTPEMWLIVTVFSFAVIAAMGMKWFHDSWKDGSLTLKQLYLPAGTALVIALFFTAFSGTILNFEKPGEHRQLAQQVASQQNVSPDDPQVRQFVNRYIDQEIKPERREMAASDSRRLLLYLVLASGLLAATARFNLPANYALAGLVLLTAVDLVQVGGRYADKSGLVPSDMSAYDVINNKVRSVDRFIEENKQVDQAWPWRTLPLSDNPFNNAVPAAFVYPSIGGYSGAKLSIYQDVLDHALYTGQAGLNTELLNMLNTRFLIFSNPISLPGWEVAYEGREGVVMENRNALPKAWFVDELLTEDRPEDVMAQLNRFDASSTAILLADGRSGADAVPDITPIDNRSAEVTEYGPRQIRLHVETDAPSFLVMSEIYYPAGWYATLNDEPVTIRRTNYILRGFEIPPGQHELELRFEPRSHILGSRLSWVFNIAILLIGVAALGLWYRKS
- the gatC gene encoding Asp-tRNA(Asn)/Glu-tRNA(Gln) amidotransferase subunit GatC, which produces MSVSLDDVKYMANLARLQLSDSEARSLLKDMNDILGYMDHLGKIDSSDVPPLEHVTDEKTGFRPDRALPPLDHELALKNAPDADTDHFRVPKVID
- a CDS encoding glycosyltransferase family 4 protein; this translates as MTPAKDISPPTHPQKQETSPDVLIITYYWPPSGGAGVQRFLKFVKYFREFGVNPIVLTCANPTYPITDHTLADDIPEDVAVFRARSIEPFRIYSLFTGTTPEKAANPSTVLGSGKLGPASRLVRWIRANVFVPDARLGWLPFAKRRALRLVKEYDITTVITTGPPHSTHFAGKWLRRKAGVRWIADFRDPWTDIHYNRMLPRTAWIRSRDERLERSVLNSADEVTVTAPGTARYFQQKVSRTYHTITNGFDPDDFADAPAEKGAPRPVRQDSAASAASAASAASAASDKQTVADPFVIRHVGTISESSVPSRLLEALAQLPATPYRMEFIGPVHAELERQIADLGLDDRVAILPHVPHREATALMQHADLNVVVVQRSDDSRILIPGKLYDYLAAGKPVLAIGPVDGDTASIIRDCRIGKTFDYDDADGPGQWIRTLQQEKQNPGRNPSFSPDEHAIARYSRKELTRALCNIIHPPKNVQS
- a CDS encoding asparagine synthase C-terminal domain-containing protein — protein: MKVHIILDDSARWNHETGQQPQSRVWCRSEGGRDSGLTGKVRRIADDDEAADLCNGLKGRFAWIREMQDIQHPGAKAQVRIAVDFHRSIPLFYAINGRDVYIGDQPDLIRRSLPGSEPDRGTASEYLVLGYLTGSDTLFRGIKQVEAGSIVTITDGDDGPAAETTGYFTYRHHYRNADRNTLLKDLDDVALQTMQRSIDHADGRPVILPLSGGHDSRLIALLLHRLNYRDVICYSYGKQGSPEMKLSREIAEALGYRWIGVPYTRKKWRDWFNRPERKRYYKKAARPAGIPNIQEWVAVGELRSGGTVPDDSLFMSGHFGDALVGGKGIYDTYTYREHPETHPDTILRHIFHYHYYLWDWSAYRDVLEPFFRDRILRLLQPIDAYPDSPSACEAWNIRERQSKFIINSGRIYDFFGYDWLMPYCDPDYMRFWLEIPLAFRHDKNLYTSYIDRLSPFNTPTHNPGKAIIAVRETIRKTPLFRPSRALYNKWAARRRRKKEYETHPMAWYGMMRETDFRKLYTGSENINSFQSLELLRTIFENGYLSVDDILHQSYKALARSPLKQPDGERPSDDSRIPS
- a CDS encoding CotH kinase family protein; amino-acid sequence: MTYSVPAIVFPVLFLIGSSAATFASDTIPPNGPNHPEKNRQTESPPLFLNEIMASNGSSIEDEDGDSSDWIELYYDGEEPLSLHYVGLTDDPSKRFQWMFPDTVIHPGEYLLVWASGKDRATPGEPLHTNFRIAQDGEDIMLSHPVEGLLDHFEARRIPTDISAGRVPDGYGDWFFFNLPTPGRSNETPAFEGITEPALFSHEAGFYTEDFQLEVVPRDTNSTIHFTLDGSRPTSNSPVFDGPLTVHDRSGEANVFSTIRTSARTFDWRQWHEPDGPVAKATIIRTVTLRENHLPVYDKRTYFVMSEGADRYEVPVISITTDSLNLFDYRTGIYIPGIHRSGGGTGNEFQRGSAWEREATMEYFDETGERVLHQDIGIRIHGGFSRELAQKSLRLYARNEYGDNRFRHRFFPDLEDSVFNRLILRNAGNTWGEDMFMDAAAQSLVRHFNMDTQAYQPAVLFLNGEYWGIHNIRERYDKHYLERVYGIDPENIDLLTRDWQVKEGDSLHYVQMLDFVRSADLGDDEAMAKLSTMIDLDNLLDYYSAQIYFGNNDWPHNNIDFWRSRVAYDPDADPGHDGRWRWLMFDVDRSLGHATGPEFDMIAWMMQPVIREETWPTELFLNLMENEQFVGDFINRIADHLNTAFRCERVEQVIDSLKSPVAGLIGEHIHRWSLPESVHAWEGYVQEMYRYACQRPAYLRDHLREHFDIPDMHVLRLENLDSGHGHIIVNSIPVAGDIPGIADDPEEWAGIYFDGIPIEVAASPRDGMLFEGWVINGELSPVTDTLITLLPEEDLHIEALFSEPTSADPGPQPNQIALHQNYPNPFNPSTTISYELSESSEVQLEVYDILGQRVALLTDEIRSAGTHSVNWDASGLASGVYIMQLTVSGVEGAAEEQHTGKMTLVR